The following is a genomic window from Spirosoma foliorum.
GGCGAAGCAGTGATGACGATTGGGAGTGAAACCTACACCATTTACAAAAACGAATGCTTGGTTGTGCCAGCCGGTCAGGTGTATTCGTTCAATAATGTCGATCAAAACCACGGTTACCTGTGCAACTTTCATAACGACTTCATTATTGGCAAGTTTGGTAAAAATGAGCTGCTCAAGGACTTCGAATTTTTGCGGGTTTGGGGCAATCCTCGTATTCATCTGGATAAGCAAACGGCCAAGTTTGTCCGTCGACTCCTTAAACGGATATTGCTCGCTTATTCAGAAAACGGGTTAGCCAATCTGGACATTATCCAATCCTATTTTATCGCGATGTTGTGCGAAGTGAATCGGGTGTACAAGCCCGTGTCGGTCAGTACGAAGACCAACGCGGTGAGTATTACGAATCGGTTTCGGGAATTATTGGTTGATCGAATCAGGACCAATCATCGGGTAACGGACTATGCATCCGAATTGAACATTACGCCAAACCACCTGAATAAGGCAGTCAGGGCAATCACTGGAAAATCACCCACCAAATGGATTGATGAAGCCATTGTACTGGAAGCCAAAGTACTGCTTTATCAGAGTACATTGTCAATCAGCGAAATAGCTGCCGAAGTCGGTCTTTTCGATTCATCATACTTTAGTCGTCTGTTCAAAAAATACGAAGGTGTAACGCCTATAGCGTTTCGTAAGATGATTGAAATGTCCTAAAAGTCGCGTTGTTAGTCCTAGCCTGATTTAGTGCTGGTAGCGACCTTTGCAGCACTCTTTTTATTGGATTGATTGACCTGATAAACAGGCCGATGTATTGGTTTTAGAAAATGTATTTGTCCCTACTTGTTGCTCATTCAATTTTTCGCTGGCTGGTTTTACTAAGTCTGTTTTACGCCATCTTCAGGGCATACAAAGGATTCACAACTCGGGCGGTGTTTTCGAAAGCGGATAACTCGGTTCGCCACTGGACGGCTACCATTGCCCATTTGCAATTGACGATTGGCGTTATTTTGTACAGCAAGAGCCCGATTGTTAGCTATTTCTGGCATGATTTTAAGAACACAATTACGCATATCGATACCGCCTTTTTCGGACTTGTGCACATGCTATTAATGCTTATTTCGGTAATTGTTCTGACCATTGGTTCGGCTCTGGCCAAACGCCGACCAACCGATCAGGAGAAGTTCAGAACGATGCTGATCTGGTTTTCAATTGCGTTGTTCATCATTTTTATTGCCATTCCCTGGCCATTTTCACCGCTGGCAAATCGGCCTTATTTGCGAGTATATTAATTTTTTTTGTCATCTCGACGTCAGGAGAGATCTCAAATTGCCACCTTGAGATCTCTCCTGACGTCGAGATGACAAAAAATAGAAATCTTACCAATCATAAAATCTGCCGGTCCGCCAGTGCGGTTCCCAACAAATCATGAAAAACTTTCTCACAACAAACATCGGCCGTCTTCGACTCATTGGTCTTTTAGAAGGCATTTCGTTACTTGTACTGATTGGTATTGCCGTTCCGGCAAAACACCTGCTGGGTGACCCGACGCTCGTAAAAGCAATTGGGCCGGTTCATGGCGTGTTATTTCTTCTATTCGTGTTCAATACGCTAAGCGTGGGAGTCGAATACCGATGGAAGTTTAAAACGACGACCTGGAAAGTGCTGCTTGCCTGTATGGTTCCCTTTGGTACGTTCTACATCGACAAGAAAATATTGAGCAAAATAGAGCCATCGGCAGATTAATTAGAAAATCTGGTATGCCATATCTCTAAGATATGGCATACCAGATTTTCTAATTAATCGTTGGCAAGCTTTTCTTATCTTGCCTGAACTATGACCATTCGTTTTGCTACATCAGCCGATGTGCCCGCTATTCTGGCTATTTATGCGCCTTTCATTACAGGATCGACCATTACGTTTGAATATGACGTACCGACTGTTGCTGAGTTTACCGAACGTGTTCAAGCCATTCAGCAGCAATTTCCTTATCTGGTAGCTGAAATCGACGGGCGATTGCTAGGGTACGCCTATGCGTCGAAGCACCGGGACCGAGCCGCGTATCAATGGTCCGTCGAGACATCGGTGTATGTGCATCCTGATGGTCATCGGAAAGGGATCGCTCGTCAGCTTTATAATACATTATTTGATTTATTACGTCGGCAAGGCTATTACAATGCCTATGCGGGTATTACGTTGCCTAATCACAAGAGCGAATCATTTCATCGTTCATTCGACTTCGAACACATCGGGACGTATACGAATATTGGCTACAAGCTGGGGGCGTGGCATAGTGTGTCCTGGTTTCAGTTACCACTCCAACCTTATCAGACAAACCCACCCGTGCCAATTCCCATTACCCAACTAGAGATCAAAAAGAAGCCTACTAGAAACTAGTGTTCTTGTCTGGGCCAAGCTGGAGCTTGGCCCAGACAAAATGCTAATCCTTAAATCGAAAGAGTACAAGTTTACGGTTGAGGTTCCCACGAGGTAAACAGCGATTGGTAAAATTATCAAATTGTTAAGAATGAGGTAAGCAAGGTAATGCATGCTTAATTGCCTGTACTTTTGTAAGTGATTTTACTTACGAGTACCCTACGTAATTCTTGAACTTGTGATTCGCCGTTCTTTAGCTTTTTGTCTGGTAATCAGTTTCTTTATTGGTACGATTAGTCGTACACTTGCACAAACATCTCTTACGCCGGCAACTCCGTTAGGAAGCTGGCTGATTGCCACGGTTCAGTTGCCCGCTGGAGATAAAAAATGGGGCGGTTTTGCCGAATTACAGGCCCGTAGTAATGGTACGTTTAGCCAATATTTTTACAATGAACTGAAGGCTGGCGTTAGTTACGACCTTGATAAAAATTTCTCGCTGATGGTAGCCGGTGGGCGTTATGCCACCTATGATTATCAGGACCTCTCAGCTGGTCCACTCAATACCGAAAAGCGTATTTGGGAACAGCTCATTATCAATCAATACCTGACCCGGCTTAAGTTTGAACACAGGTACCGCATTGAGCAGCGGTGGTTTACATATCGTGACGGTACAACACCCTACCGCAACCGGGTTCGGTATCGGCTGAATATGTTCGTGCCCCTTAATAATCGGACAATTACTGATAAAACAGCTTTCCTGTCTTTGTACGACGAAATCTTCGTTAATCCGCTAGGACCAACGTTTGAGCGAAATCGATTGTATGCAGGTGTGGGCTACCAGTTCGATCAACGCTGGATTATACAATTGGGCCTTATAAACCAGACGAATTACAATCCGGCTACGTTTGAAAGTGGTGTATTTACCCCGCAGCTGGCAACGGGTAAGAACAACATCGTAGTTGGGCTGACCTACCGACTGAAGCGCAGTAAAAACTCCGAGAAACTGCCTTCGCAACCTGATTAATCTCGTAGCCTGGACGTCCACGTCCGGGTGTTAAACTAAGGCTCGCATGTCCATCCGGACGTAGACGTCCAGGCTACGTTAACACGTGGGAAATACAAAATTCATGGATGCCACCCGTTTCCCGGTACGCAATGTGCAGGCCGTAACTGTCGCAGATTTGCCGGACAATAGCCAGTCCTAACCCTACCGAATCGGGTCCAGTACTTTCTTTTTTGAAACGCTCGAATAATCGTTCAGGGTCTGAGATTAATTGCCCCCCTGTATTACTTAAACACAACTGATCGGCGGTCGATGTCAGCTCGATTCGACCATTGGGCTGGTTGTGTTTGATGGCATTATTGACCAGATTCGTGACAAGACTATCTGCCAGAGAAGCGGGTAGCTGGACGGCAAAGGGCGCAGTCGTTTGTAGATTTATTGATAACTGTTTGAACGACAGAACCTCCTCCATGTCGGTTAGTTTTTCTGTCAGGAGTGCCGATAAATCGACCGATTGCGTATCACTAAACTGCCGATTCTCAATTTTAGCCAATAGGAGTAATCCCTGATTCAACCGAGAAATGCGTCGGGATGCCTGATAGATTGACTCAATCCAGTTCGTTTGGGTTTCGGTGAGTTGTTCGGTCTGGATGAGTTGCTCCACTTTGGCATTGATGAGAGCCAGGGGTGTTTGCATCTCATGCGATGCATTTTCGGTAAATTCTTTCAGACTTTGATAGTCCTGCTGCATCTTCGCTGCCATTTTTTGCAACACATCGTTCAGCTCATTGAACTCCGTAATTTCTGACTTACTCAATTGCAGAGATGTATCGTTGTTGAGGTCAAATTGCTTGATACGCGCCAACGTGCCATAAAACGGAAGCCAGAGTCGGCCGGAGAGTTTCCGCTGAAACCAGAACATGCCTAGCAACAGTAAACCCAGAAAAAGTACCATCGCAACGCTAATCACTTCGATTAGCCGATAGGTCTGAATCAGTGACTTACGGATAGATACCCGGTGAATAACGCCGTGAATCGGTTCGTAGAAGGTCAATTGCCGGAACGGAATCAGTTCGCCGTCGTAGCGATTTTCAATAAGTGTGTCTTTAAAGGCTTCCCGAATCGGGACACGTTTACTAACGGGTATTACCTCGATCTTATTCTCAACAAAATACGGAGCGCTCGTCCAGGCATTATGTTTACGGACATAAGTTTCGAAATCCCGCCGTTCGACTTTTAACCGACTTTCGACCTCATCGTAAATAAGAAGCCGGATAATCTGGTAAAAGGCCAGCGCGGTCAGCAGATAAATAACCAGCGAAAACGTCAGGTAAATCTGGTTGGTTTTGGTAAGCAGTTTCAAGGCTGACAAAATTTATAGCCTATTCCATAGATGGATTGTACGTAATCGGCAGCTCCTTTTTCCAGCAATTTCCGGCGTAGATTTTTGATGTGCGAATACACCATATCGAACGAATCGGCGGAGTCGATATTATCGCCCCAAAGGTGCTCGGCAATAGAGGCTTTTGTGAGGGCTACATCCACATTCGACAGGAAATAAAGCAGTAAATCATACTCTTTTCGCGACAATGTTGTGAGCTGCCCATTGACGAATACTTTGCGAGTATGGGGCACCACTACGATTTCCTGAAACCGAATTTCGGTGTGTCCGCCAAACTGCCGCCGACGAAGCAGCGATTTAACACGGGCATTCAGCTCCGACAAATGGAAGGGCTTAGTCAGGTAATCATCGGAGCCAATTTCGAGTCCTTTTAGTTTGTCTTCCAGTGCATTACGGGCCGATATAATGATGACGCCTGTTGTCGCAATAAGCCGTTTCAGCGTTTCGATAATCTGAAATCCATTGCCATCGGGTAACGTCAGATCAACAATCACGCAGTCGTAGGTATAGAGGTGGATTTTCTCTTCGGCATCCCGAAACGTAGCTGCTGTTTCGCAGATGTACCCATCCTTCACCATGTAATCAGTGATGCTTTCTGCTAACCCCTGTTCATCTTCTACGACCAGTACTTTCATGACGTTGTCTGCGCTAATAGAGCGCTAATGTAGGCCGCAATGTTGGAAAGATTCTGTAGAGACGCAACCGCACCGGCGGCCCGGCCTTTGCGTCTCCTAACCCAGATGGTTTTAACTGATTAAAAAATGCTGACGCGTGAGGAGACGCAAAGGGTTGCGTCTCTACATGATCTGTGTATCTGCAAAATAAACCATCGCTTTATGCAGAAAGTTGGCATAGTCGGGATTCTCCTGACCATTCTGACTCGTAAAGCGTGGTTCATCCAGATAAAGTTGAGCCAACCCTTTGTAGGCTTCTTTCATATTTTTCGACTGACAAACCGATTCACCCCAAAAGCCTCTAATGTTGGCGT
Proteins encoded in this region:
- a CDS encoding DUF2490 domain-containing protein, which encodes MIRRSLAFCLVISFFIGTISRTLAQTSLTPATPLGSWLIATVQLPAGDKKWGGFAELQARSNGTFSQYFYNELKAGVSYDLDKNFSLMVAGGRYATYDYQDLSAGPLNTEKRIWEQLIINQYLTRLKFEHRYRIEQRWFTYRDGTTPYRNRVRYRLNMFVPLNNRTITDKTAFLSLYDEIFVNPLGPTFERNRLYAGVGYQFDQRWIIQLGLINQTNYNPATFESGVFTPQLATGKNNIVVGLTYRLKRSKNSEKLPSQPD
- a CDS encoding DUF3817 domain-containing protein, with product MKNFLTTNIGRLRLIGLLEGISLLVLIGIAVPAKHLLGDPTLVKAIGPVHGVLFLLFVFNTLSVGVEYRWKFKTTTWKVLLACMVPFGTFYIDKKILSKIEPSAD
- a CDS encoding GNAT family N-acetyltransferase, producing MTIRFATSADVPAILAIYAPFITGSTITFEYDVPTVAEFTERVQAIQQQFPYLVAEIDGRLLGYAYASKHRDRAAYQWSVETSVYVHPDGHRKGIARQLYNTLFDLLRRQGYYNAYAGITLPNHKSESFHRSFDFEHIGTYTNIGYKLGAWHSVSWFQLPLQPYQTNPPVPIPITQLEIKKKPTRN
- a CDS encoding sensor histidine kinase; translated protein: MKLLTKTNQIYLTFSLVIYLLTALAFYQIIRLLIYDEVESRLKVERRDFETYVRKHNAWTSAPYFVENKIEVIPVSKRVPIREAFKDTLIENRYDGELIPFRQLTFYEPIHGVIHRVSIRKSLIQTYRLIEVISVAMVLFLGLLLLGMFWFQRKLSGRLWLPFYGTLARIKQFDLNNDTSLQLSKSEITEFNELNDVLQKMAAKMQQDYQSLKEFTENASHEMQTPLALINAKVEQLIQTEQLTETQTNWIESIYQASRRISRLNQGLLLLAKIENRQFSDTQSVDLSALLTEKLTDMEEVLSFKQLSINLQTTAPFAVQLPASLADSLVTNLVNNAIKHNQPNGRIELTSTADQLCLSNTGGQLISDPERLFERFKKESTGPDSVGLGLAIVRQICDSYGLHIAYRETGGIHEFCISHVLT
- a CDS encoding AraC family transcriptional regulator, which encodes MSKSKIRTYSTETFRDAYMQPEQKLDAMLKLDFGKFFIVEVEKLIRLIKLPVPPIRSTTHTFIFLTDGEAVMTIGSETYTIYKNECLVVPAGQVYSFNNVDQNHGYLCNFHNDFIIGKFGKNELLKDFEFLRVWGNPRIHLDKQTAKFVRRLLKRILLAYSENGLANLDIIQSYFIAMLCEVNRVYKPVSVSTKTNAVSITNRFRELLVDRIRTNHRVTDYASELNITPNHLNKAVRAITGKSPTKWIDEAIVLEAKVLLYQSTLSISEIAAEVGLFDSSYFSRLFKKYEGVTPIAFRKMIEMS
- a CDS encoding response regulator transcription factor; this encodes MKVLVVEDEQGLAESITDYMVKDGYICETAATFRDAEEKIHLYTYDCVIVDLTLPDGNGFQIIETLKRLIATTGVIIISARNALEDKLKGLEIGSDDYLTKPFHLSELNARVKSLLRRRQFGGHTEIRFQEIVVVPHTRKVFVNGQLTTLSRKEYDLLLYFLSNVDVALTKASIAEHLWGDNIDSADSFDMVYSHIKNLRRKLLEKGAADYVQSIYGIGYKFCQP